The DNA window CTTATGTAGGTAAATGGGTTGGCGCTGGGTGCTGCAAGCGGAAATGGAAGGGATTTTAACAACTCAAGAGTCATCGTATGATCGGGAATTCTTACCGCCACGTAGGCTGAACCGGCCGTAAGTTCGTAGGGTATATTTTCATTTTTTCTCAACAGCAAGGTTAAAGGGCCGGGCCAAAATTTGGCAGCCAGCGTATCAGCCCAGGCGGGCCATTCAATCACATAGGATTTTATTTGTTCGATATGCGCCGCATGGAGGATGAGCGGATTGTTGGTAGGACGGTTTTTGGTTTCGAATATCTTCCGGATGGTCTCGGGTTTCAGGGCATTGCCTGCCAGTCCGTAAACTGTTTCGGTGGGAATGGCTACGAGTTCGTCATTCTGCAGGAAATCTCTGGCGATTCCGATGTCTGTTCCTGTGGTGGTGGTAAATGGAGGATTTGTCATTATTTGGAATGTAAAGATAAGACGTGGAAATGAGCTAATGAGAAAATGAGTTAATGAGTTAATGTGGAAATGAGTTCGTAAATTTCAAGCTAGGAAGCTCGAAATAACCAAGTTTGTTTGATGCTTCCCAGCGTCAAACTAATGAAAGCGGGTAATGGGAGAATTAGAGAATGAGTTAATGAGAAAATGAGCTAATGAGTTAATGTGGAAATCACTGTTGTCCGGGAAAAAAATAAAAGGGGGCCTTATTAGAGCCCCCATTTTGTAGTTATTTTTATTGTGCAAATCAAAACTACTACAATGAGCAAAAGTACTTTTTTACCGGACAGCCGATCTTCAATCAGCTAATTTCTTTGATACCAAAGCATATCATAAGCAATGCCTCCCTAAAGTATAACGCAGATCGCTATTGCAAGAAGTTCATGGCCTATGATCATTTGGTTACTATGCTTTACACCAGCTTGGAAAAGTGCACCTCTATCCGAGAAGTTACTACAGGTTTACTGGCTTGTTTTCATAAACTTAACCATTTAGGTTTAAGGAATGTGCCGCGCAGAAGCACTTTGTCAGACGCCAATAGTCGTCGAAGTTCGTTATTCTTCCAAAATGTCTATCATGAACTTTATAATTATTATTATCGGAATTCCCCGGACAGCCTCGAGGAAAAAGATGTTAAAAAGAGATTGTTTTTAGTGGATTCTACAACAATTAGCTTGTTTAATGAGGTGATGAAAGGGATGGGAACGCATGCCTTCAATGGAAGAAAAAAGGGAGGTGCAAAAGCACATATGATAGTCAAGGCCGAGAACATGGTTCCCGAGTTTGTACAAATTACCGAAGCAATTAAAAACGACAAGGATATTTTTCCCTTTTTAAAGCTAGCTCCAGGAGCCATAGTGGTCTTAGATAAAGGTTATAATAGCTATGCACAATTTCATAAATGGGATCAGGAACAGGTCATATGGGTAACTAGAATGGCTGAAACAGCTTATCAAGTACTTGTTGATTCAAGGCCCTTAAGCAGTGATGAAAAATCTCTGGGCGTAATTGCTGATGACGTTGTAAACTTAGGTCGACCAAGCAATAAAAGCACACAAAGTATATGTGCCCGAAGAATTGGGTTTAAAGATTTAACCTCAGGTAAAAAATTTAACTTTATTACCAATGACATGAAATTCAAAGCATCTACTGTGGCAAATATTTACAAACAGAGATGGCAGATTGAACTCCTATTCAAACGACTTAAACAAAATTATCCCCTTCAATACTTTTTAGGAGATAGTGAAAATGCAATAACCATACAAATTTGGTGCGCATTAATTACGGATTTGTTACTTAACATTATTAAAAGAGTTCTAAAAAGGAACTGGTCATATTCCAATCTCAGAGGAATGATAAGACTCCATTTAATGAATTATATAAACCTAATAGATTTTTTAAATAGTCCAGAAGATTCTCTTAATAATTACAAGGAAAAAATGTTAGAATTAGAACCTAATTTGTTCAGTTCTTCTTAACGGGGGGGCTTGCATTTTAAAAATTACACTTTTTCCTTGTGAAACTACCTATAATACAGGACCTACTTTCATTTTTATAACTTTCCCCGGACAACAGTGATGTGGAAATGAGTTAATAACGAATTGGTTGTTTGATGCTTCCTAGCGTCAAACTAATGAAAGCGGCTAATGGGAGAATTAGAGAATGAGTTAATGAGAAAATGAGTTAATGAGTTAATGCGGAAATGAGTTAATAACGAATCGGTTGTTTGATGCTTCCCAGCGTCAAACTAATGAAAGCGGCTAATGGGAGAATTAGAGAATGAGTTAATGAGCTAATGAGTTAATGTGGAAATGAGTTCGTAAATTTCAAGCTAGGAAGCTCGAAATAACCAAGGTTGTTTGAAGCTTCTTGTCGTCAAACTAATGAAGATTAAAAATAGTACTCGCTAAACACTTCGTAGGAAATGGGCTAATGAGTTAATGAGTTAATGGGTTAATTTTTGAGAACTAATAAACCAGTAATAAATTTGAAAATTAAATTTTATTATTATTTTTACCCTTGAACCTTTTTTCAAGGATACTAAATTCAGCATGCAGTTTCCGATATTGGCGTAAAATCAATTAATAACTTACTAACCCTACCAATAAATAAAACATATGAAACTCTCTCTCTCTCTCTCTCTCTCTCTAATAATTATTTTCATATTATACTTTTTATTTGAAAATTATTTTTCATTTATTACGGTGGATGGACCAGCTCATTTATACAATGCAAGAATCCTGGAACAGTTGATTCAGAAGGATGATTTTATTAGCAATTACTATCATCATCTTCATGAAATTGCCCCCAATTTTTTCTCTACTTATTTGCTGTTTTTTTTGAATCAAATATTCACTCCCATTATATCTGAAAAAGTATTGATATTTCTATTGCTTACCCATTTTTTCATTGGGATGGCTTTGATTTTAAAATCAATTTCTTCGAAACCACATTTATTTCTTTTATTATCGACACCATTGGGATTGAATTATTTATTGGGCTTTGGTTTTTATAATTTTCTTTTCGGAATTAATTTTTTATTATTAAGTATATGGTTTTATTTAAATTACCTTAAAGAATTTAAATTTTATTATCTAATTGGAATTTTCTTATGTACTGCGCTTACCTATCTTTGTCATGGGTTGGTTTTTTTGATTGAAATTTGTATTTTGACAACAATATTGAGTTTCAAAATAATTCAAGATGTTTACAATGAGAAACAATTTAGAAAATGGTATATTTTAGAGTACATTAAAGTGGGCTTTATTTTTTTACCTGGGATCTATTTGATTTTAGATTTCATGGAGTTAAGAGAGGAACTTAACAAAAGCTATTTATCAAATTATGAGATAATCGATTTTATAAGCGAGATGAGGCCTTTGATATTATATACCCATTTGGACCGGATGTATGCCAAGGAATACTTTTACATTTTTTATGGATTAATAGCCATTAGTACTTACAGTTGGTTTGAACAATATAGACCGAGCACGAAAAAGGACTATTTCTTTAATTCAATTTGGCTTATCATTTTTGCAACACTGCTTTTATCCTTATTTTTTCTGCCTGATGGTAGTTCTGGCGGGAGTCTTATTATTGTGCGGATCCATTTTCTTGCAATTGTATTTTCTATATTTTGGATTTCCGTCTATGCATTTAACAAGTGGTTTCTTTATGGATGTCTTATTTTATTATTTTTCCCTTTAAGAAATTCTGTTCAAGAAAAGTGGAAAATTCAAAAGGAGCTAAATCTCAGGGTAAATGAATTTCTTGAAGCTGAAAGGAGAATAGATGATAATTCGATCATTTTTACAATGCGTCATAGTAATGAGTGGACTGATGGTCATTTTTCTAATTACTTAGGAATAAATAAGCCGGTTCTCATTCTTGATAATTATGAAGCCAGTACTGGATATTTTCCTGTAAGATTTAAAATTAACCCAATGAATTGTGTTTCTACTCCATTTTTGTTTAACCAGGAGATTAATCAATTTCCTATTAAATTATGTCATGGTGATTCTTCAAAAGTATTGGATTATATCCTATTTTATGGGGAAGCGCCTTTGGATAATGTACAACAAGAATTTCTTGATTCTACAAAAATCTATTATGAAAATATTTATTCGACTGAGCGGTTAAATCTATACAAACTGATTGATAAAAGAAAATAGTATTATTGGAACTTAAGATTTTATAAGAATAAGCATCCATGTATACAAATGGAATCGCTTTGTTAGTGTCTCACTTTGTTTTTTGAAAAGTATAAATTATTTTTTCGGAATATTTATTTATACTCGATGCAGGTGGATTGACATCCCTTGAAATCAATATTTATGATATTTTTAATTAATTCATGAATAGATTAAGTGCTGTGTTCAAAGTAATAAACGCAACCTTCAAATATTTTAATAAATATCAAAAATAAAATTTACACCTCCATTGATCGCTAAAGGTTCTGTCTGAGTTTCATAATCTCTTTGTTTTGTCTCATTAAATATATTGCAAGAACAATTGTCTCCTTGTCCTGTGATTTTGATAAATAAATTATAATTTACACCTTCAACAATTTTATAGCTTATTTCACCAACGTATGTATCATTTACATCATAGCTAAATTTGGAACTAAGTTTTCTCTTATTAACGGAGTCAATTTCAACGTCTTCTACAGTTATATCTGTAATATTGGAAGCTGTTGTAAAAAGTTCTGAAAATCCTTTTACCTTAGCACAAGCTTGTTAAATTTATGTGTCGGATTCTTTTTTTTTTTTTCTTCTTAATAGATGTATTTAATTTGTTCAATTCCAATTCCATGCATGATTCAGGCCAAATTATAAAAATAAACAGGATTAGGAATGAAAAAGAAAACTACCGAAGATTTAGTTCAACTGGTGTTTGAAAAAAAGCCTGTTCAGTAGATGATTGTACATTCTACCTAGTATCAGCTCCTACAACTACTAAAAGTAATTTACATAAACTTATACAAAGTGTTTTTTGGATTTAGGAATGAAAAAGATAGTATCTTCACACTATGGGGCTGTGACTATCTTTAAATAAACTTCACTAAAATGGCTGAAAATTTTTTGATATTCAAAAAATATATAAACATAGGAATTGCAACAGAGATAGGTGAGCAATTAAAAGCTAACCATATTGAATTTATTATAGAAGATAATACTAAATTTAATAAACAATATTTCGATCCAACTTTTATAAACAATTCATTCAACTATGAAATTAGTCTGAAAGTAAGACAACAAGATTTTACTAATGCTCAAAATGTTTTAAATGACTATTATAAAGAACTAGCAAATTTAGTTGACAAAGATTACTATTTATTTGAATTCACTGACCAAGAATTGCTTGAGATTATTTATAAGCCTGACGAATGGGGAGAGTTAGACAATCAATTAGCTCAAAAAATACTTGCTGACAGAGGAAAAGGAATTAAACCTGAAATTATTAACTTGCGAAATGCAAAGAGAGCAAAAAAAATTTCAAAAGGTGAAAATGCAAGTAAGTATCTATTTGACAGATACAATAATTTAGGAATATTTGGTGAATTCCTATCAATTTTTTTTGGTTACGACTTGCTTAGCTCAAAAAAGACAATGCCTGATGGCAAACAAGTCTACACTTACAGAGAAGAAGATAGAAAACATGGAATAAAAATTTTTATAACTGGAATTGTAATGTTGATACTTTGGTTAGTTTATATTCTTTACTCGAAATATAAGGAATTCTGACAAAGAGCGAACACAATGCATTATGCTGTCTATGGAAAAGTCACTCCAATCGAAAGACTAGATGATCAAGAACCCTGATAATAGTTTAACAGAATAGGCATTTGGATATAATGTCATATATTGAACGCATTTATTGGGTTCGAATCTATTTTATTTTTCATGTAGGTAATTAGTTTTCCCATTGGAACTACTTCTCCTTGAATGAATTATTGCCTTTCTATAAATCTAAAATGAACATTCTTATCTATT is part of the Candidatus Vicinibacter affinis genome and encodes:
- a CDS encoding IS4 family transposase — translated: MIPKHIISNASLKYNADRYCKKFMAYDHLVTMLYTSLEKCTSIREVTTGLLACFHKLNHLGLRNVPRRSTLSDANSRRSSLFFQNVYHELYNYYYRNSPDSLEEKDVKKRLFLVDSTTISLFNEVMKGMGTHAFNGRKKGGAKAHMIVKAENMVPEFVQITEAIKNDKDIFPFLKLAPGAIVVLDKGYNSYAQFHKWDQEQVIWVTRMAETAYQVLVDSRPLSSDEKSLGVIADDVVNLGRPSNKSTQSICARRIGFKDLTSGKKFNFITNDMKFKASTVANIYKQRWQIELLFKRLKQNYPLQYFLGDSENAITIQIWCALITDLLLNIIKRVLKRNWSYSNLRGMIRLHLMNYINLIDFLNSPEDSLNNYKEKMLELEPNLFSSS